Proteins encoded within one genomic window of Aspergillus nidulans FGSC A4 chromosome VII:
- a CDS encoding uncharacterized protein (transcript_id=CADANIAT00008289) — MSDFWLTDHIRHLVVQPADARLNPPEAYLFVQDGLIISCGILYALTYVFCMMRAVKDRVLPGSIKYLSLTLAYELYYAFATTSTRTERICFLVWFQLDLIFVGLALWRVYDHDQWRRVAAEMVVYFVTACGLFRYLGYIYPDDREQVTAYWTGILLQLPVGWTYVYRLLKDRSVLGHSLEIWLVRYLGCFTAYGVFIWRYLNVPQNWEGRVSPINLSLDLSKVNL; from the exons ATGTCTGACTTTTGGCTAACCGACCATATCCGACATCTCGTGGTGCAACCCGCAGATGCCCGCCTAAATCCACCAGAAGCCTATCTTTTCGTGCAGGATGGACTCATTATCTCCTGTGGGATACTATATGCCCTTACCTATGTGTTCTGTATGATGCGCGCTGTTAAAGATCGGGTTTTGCCTGGCTCGATCAAATACCT GTCTCTGACATTGGCGTACGAATTATACTACGCCTTCGCGACTACCTCAACCCGAACCGAGAGGATCTGTTTCCTAGTATGGTTCCAGCTCGACCTTATTTTCGTCGGGCTTGCTCTTTGGCGCGTTTACGACCACGATCAGTGGCGACGGGTTGCTGCGGAGATGGTCGTCTATTTCGTAACAGCGTGCGGACTGTTCAGGTATCTGGGCTATATCTATCCCGACGACCGCGAGCAAGTCACGGCATATTGGACAGGAATACTCTTACAGCTCCCGGTTGGCTGGACCTACGTGTATCGGCTGTTGAAGGATCGGTCTGTCCTGGGCCATTCTCTTGAGATCTG GCTTGTGCGCTATCTAGGCTGTTTCACAGCTTACGGTGTCTTCATCTGGCGTTATCTAAACGTCCCTCAGAATTGGGA GGGTAGGGTGTCTCCAA TAAATCTGTCCCTTGACCTATCAAAGGTTAACCTATAA
- a CDS encoding uncharacterized protein (transcript_id=CADANIAT00008290) → MQKLRRARIMLAAPDAELEGFEKKTAYFPEEFQFHLFDEGSEIYQAAVTTALREYVPIEPTSSHALYDYGAGSSITDARRLPEGNGAILSTYR, encoded by the exons ATGCAGAAGCTACGCCGAGCTAGAATAATGCTAGCTGCTCCAGACGCAGAGCTAGAAGGCTTCGAGAAGAAAACGGCCTACTTTCCTGAAGAATTCCAGTTCCACCTTTTTGATGAAGGCTCGGAGATATACCAGGCCGCTGTCACTACT GCACTCCGAGAATACGTACCGATAGAGCCGACATCGAGCCATGCTCTGTACGACTACGGAGCTGGAAGCTCCATTACTGACGCTAGAAGGCTTCCAGAAGGAAATGGCGCCATTCTCTCTACATACCGCTAG
- the sebA gene encoding protein msnA (transcript_id=CADANIAT00008291) — protein MDAYTMAPNSQAQFAYYPADSQPRPQYSSHPEMQYYGQVSPFTHAQQQSQQPHCIPEHYAPTVINMHQMATANAFRGAMNMTPIASPQPSNLKASLAVQGSPALMPLDTRFVSNDYYAFPSTPPLSTSGSSVSSPPSTNGTLHTPMQESFFALEKVEGVKEGCEGDVHAEILASVDWQRSASPAMTPVFIHNPSISSQGSDLLSASSCPSLSPSPSPVSSMFGQSQSSLQLEHATSFCDPRELTVESAHHAPAELPPLPSLSCDDEEPKVVLGSEAVTLPVHENPTPSFTSTNEDPLSTLPTFDSFTDLDSDDEFVNRLVDFHPSGSTFYLGGKRQRLGTYSLDEDEFLSEHGMDESEDLEMALPGLPTIQLDSSESQEDMASKKRGNRKSIRKSENGSEAFTGVQAQMSIDNAIEPTSRDHADCQARQNSVVSASGSETTSAPVSVNRRGRKQSLTDDPSKTFVCNLCSRRFRRQEHLKRHYRSLHTQDKPFECGECGKKFSRSDNLAQHARTHAATTSVVMGVIDTNNGQTYEDRDPSTMGVLFDAATKSATSASDDSTETSVDRRSLKKRKREESTA, from the exons ATGGACGCATACACAATGGCTCCCAACAGCCAGGCACAATTCGCATACTACCCTGCCGACTCACAACCGAGGCCTCAATACTCCAGTCATCCCGAGATGCAATACTATGGCCAGGTCTCGCCCTTCACGCATGCTCAGCAGCAATCCCAACAGCCGCACTGCATTCCCGAGCACTATGCTCCGACGGTCATCAACATGCACCAGATGGCCACGGCCAACGCATTCCGCGGAGCTATGAACATGACCCCGATCGCCTCTCCTCAGCCGTCAAACCTCAAGGCCTCGCTTGCTGTGCAAGGTTCGCCTGCTCTGATGCCCTTGGACACCAGGTTCGTCAGCAACGACTACTATGCATTCCCCTCCACGCCtcctctttccacctccGGTAGCTCCGTGAGCAGCCCGCCATCGACCAACGGTACTCTTCACACCCCAATGCAAGAGAGCTTTTTTGCTTTGGAAAAAGTGGAAGGTGTGAAGGAGGGATGTGAGGGCGACGTTCATGCGGAGATCCTAGCCAGCGTTGACTGGCAGCGCTCGGCCTCGCCTGCGATGACACCTG TGTTCATTCACAATCCTTCAATCTCAAGTCAGGGCTCAGATCTCCTCTCGGCAAGCTCATGCCCGTCTCTTTCCCCATCGCCTTCCCCAGTTTCTTCCATGTTCGGCCAATCACAATCTTCACTCCAGCTTGAACACGCCACATCTTTCTGCGATCCTCGGGAACTTACCGTAGAGTCGGCACACCACGCTCCTGCTGAGCTTCCTCCTTTGCCTTCTTTGTCgtgtgatgatgaggaaccAAAGGTGGTTCTCGGTAGCGAGGCCGTGACTCTGCCCGTGCATGAGAATCCCACTCCATCTTTCACCTCTACCAACGAGGACCCGCTCAGCACACTGCCTACTTTTGACAGCTTCACGGATCTTGACTCCGATGATGAGTTTGTGAACCGCCTGGTGGACTTCCACCCTAGCGGTAGCACATTCTATCTCGGCGGTAAGCGACAGCGCCTTGGAACTTATTCattggatgaggatgagttCCTCAGCGAGCACGGAATGGATGAGTCCGAGGATCTAGAAATGGCACTTCCTGGTCTTCCTACCATTCAGCTTGATAGCAGTGAGAGTCAGGAGGACATGGCATCTAAGAAGCGCGGAAACCGCAAGTCCATCAGGAAGTCGGAGAACGGCTCAGAGGCTTTCACAGGAGTGCAGGCTCAGATGTCCATTGACAATGCAATTGAGCCCACCTCTCGCGATCACGCAGATTGCCAAGCTCGTCAGAACTCGGTGGTCAGCGCGTCTGGCTCAGAGACAACATCTGCTCCTGTCTCGGTCAATCGCCGCGGTCGCAAGCAGTCTTTGACAGACGACCCTTCCAAGACATTCGTCTGCAATCTTTGCTCCCGCCGCTTCCGCCGACAGGAACATCTCAAGCGCCACTACCGTTCCCTGCACACTCAGGACAAGCCATTCGAGTGTGGTGAATGTGGAAAGAAATTCTCCCGGAGTGATAACCTTGCCCAGCACGCCAGGACTCACGCCGCAACCACCTCGGTTGTTATGGGTGTCATTGACACCAACAACGGCCAGACTTATGAGGACCGAGATCCATCGACGATGGGCGTCCTTTTCGACGCAGCGACCAAGTCAGCCACCAGTGCGTCGGACGACAGCACAGAGACCTCTGTCGACCGACGCTCGCTCAAGAAACGCAAGCGCGAGGAGAGCACCGCGTGA
- a CDS encoding uncharacterized protein (transcript_id=CADANIAT00008292), giving the protein MLQPPKSSGLNVIALISGGKDSLYSILHCIRNGHKVVALANLHPPPIPAISSNSDNDSIQPETADDIDSFMYQTIGWSVIPLYEEALGIPLYRAPIIGGAVDAGRVYRNTNDAASPTTKLESAGKDEYEEEDETESLIPLLRKVMAAHPEANAVCAGAILSTYQRTRIEDIASRLGLVPLAWLWQYPFLPAPEARRQLGGEEDEAGLLTDMAAVGCSARIVKVASGALDEEFLWGDVSDAGGGLRRRIVKGVKRFGMGGGEDIRGAVLGEGGEYETLAVDGPEFLWRGRIEIGEEGREVRSGEGGVGYLRLKGAKVIRKSEDESDGITPGDVRRPALLDGRFAAALDALYNEGEGEEDRAVVVGGDGGGSWSSDQPIQSVNGGIWMVSNLIAPEAGPGAAEQVAAIVKKIQAILDTSVANAAPRTTADIAFTTVLLRSMTDFPSMNGIYVSLFEKPNPPARATVACGDRLPDGVNVMVSMVVDLGPRVQRDGLHVQSRSYWAPANIGPYSQAISVPLQGTERVIYIAGQIPLEPASMDLVEVESPSTVGGPVWAEMFCLRAVLSLQHMWRIGATMEVGWWLGTVAYFTGQHHIKTRARLAWELWQKMHEATATESEEEEDEGSTLDVWDIKYGRRGHEYSKTTLRPSLPNFELVETSDLKSQVPAFFAVQVHELPRNSDIEWQGLGYRCEGVKLTRSETEFGRTADATTSEGLEYSCIEIDCASAEDLEIKIQRVMEVYTPSQPDTVHCVIYSSQPLPQDCCQGQIVPCKSVWGAARGAKHVTAKNRARLPPRYQLEPVRSCYTSCQCSGLLTFNPHTTRLPTTPDHDSLRVINTTELLDIHGAMASSTSQEDEGPSPNHTMITPNTDVADDLRSLSRSPHPHRRNGSVHYYTQTRTSSDSGTEADDESTSLLKGLPPPPLRSRKGARPVGDNDFWLPGLQRWRSTSRSSRRSSVGDNEADILELKSKIRAKRRVEIIRRAFEAVLLLFVGGVVLAQENARLLAWVWKKVIGVYAIYPLNRHGRLRLSRFLSFDIPPSFDPAPLLYPVLIPVYISLSLSNHDPSLVLHNILLALASIPPQAIPMHSSVHGQSVMHWLLTLLPVLVSEQMSWGNIRPTPLSLRGLSSEALTFVFPLHQALIPTLDFLLSTSVLPAELQLLTTALINLFLFATSPQAEILKALLWLGSLCIFTSCRQVLHWEVSLARIPSWKFRRSPSGSSSPKNILNLLDHRICQKLSRAGSSEEPTSDSDSPDSYLTSTSRRTQHETREKTPESPTDNAAVEDFTQRQTSTNFEDAMRSEKTRTTPRGRRKRSMAPDLAPFLTMTVPQVQVRKWLYAFYVYLAVLAVILGPVRKYVGERALQGEDPFGWALGYLLGNVSWFRFWVITSSLERWIPIPPRVDASLSNAFCHLGRVEHIRQSALGEASMRLIIIAYCLAVLVTGIATVIRLGTFVEVDTRRKVFHGTMVLMFLPTIYIDPAFCALAMALVLAIFLLLDLFRASQLPPISRPLTYFLEPYVDGRDYRGPVIVSHIFLLIGSAIPLWLTLADISRTGDYPWKSWNVQTRDASMLSGIICVGLGDAAASLMGRRFGRRKWFWGGGKSVEGSVAFAIAVTFGLLFAQGWLVLGQWPIGGFDGPKPFSWSGALVKAILAAGGASATEAVLTGCNDNVVVPVVLWLLVRGLGL; this is encoded by the exons ATGCTACAACCACCAAAATCTTCAGGCCTCAACGTAATCGCCCTTATATCAGGTGGAAAGGATTCCCTCTACTCAATCCTGCATTGCATCCGCAACGGCCATAAAGTCGTTGCGTTAGCGAATCTCCATCCACCGCCAATTCCTGCCATTAGTAGCAATAGCGACAATGATTCGATACAGCCAGAAACAGCAGACGACATCGACAGCTTCATGTACCAGACAATCGGGTGGTCTGTGATTCCACTGTATGAAGAAGCATTGGGGATTCCGCTTTATCGCGCCCCGATTATAGGAGGAGCGGTTGATGCGGGAAGGGTTTATCGCAACACGAACGATGCTGCTTCTCCTACTACAAAACTTGAGAGTGCTGGAAAggatgaatatgaagaagaagacgaaacAGAGTCCCTCATTCCCCTGCTACGCAAAGTCATGGCCGCGCATCCTGAAGCGAACGCCGTCTGCGCGGGAGCTATCTTGTCTACGTACCAGCGCACGAGGATTGAAGATATTGCTAGTCGACTTGGTCTCGTCCCGCTCGCTTGGTTGTGGCAATACCCGTTCCTCCCAGCTCCCGAGGCACGGAGGCAGCTCGggggtgaagaagatgaggcagGCTTGCTGACGGATATGGCGGCTGTGGGGTGCTCAGCGCGGATTGTGAAAGTTGCGTCTGGCGCACTGGATGAAGAGTTTCTGTGGGGTGATGTTTCGGATGCTGGGGGTGGCTTACGGAGGAGGATTGTCAAGGGTGTTAAGAGGTTTGGAATGGGTGGGGGTGAGGATATTCGGGGCGCAGTGTTgggggagggaggagaatATGAGACGCTCGCTGTTGATGGCCCCGAGTTTTTGTGGCGAGGGAGAATCGAGATTGGGGAAGAGGGGAGGGAGGTTAGATCTGGGGAGGGGGGTGTTGGGTATTTAAGGTTAAAAGGTGCGAAGGTTATAAGGAAGAGTGAGGATGAAAGTGATGGGATTACGCCGGGAGATGTGAGAAGGCCGGCATTGTTGGATGGGAGGTTTGCTGCGGCTTTGGATGCCTTGTATAATGAAggcgagggagaagaagacagagctgtggttgttgggggagatggcggagggtCCTGGTCGTCTGATCAGCCCATACAGTCTGTCAATGGTGGTATATGGATGGTGTCTAATCTTATAGCACCCGAAGCTGGCCCTGGGGCTGCTGAACAGGTGGCAGCGATTGTGAAGAAGATCCAGGCAATCCTTGATACATCAGTTGCTAACGCTGCACCCCGGACGACAGCCGACATCGCCTTCACTACAGTCCTTCTCCGCTCTATGACCGATTTTCCGTCAATGAACGGCATATACGTCTCTTTATTCGAGAAACCAAACCCTCCAGCGCGAGCTACAGTGGCCTGTGGTGATAGGCTCCCCGACGGAGTAAACGTGATGGTCTCGATGGTTGTCGACCTGGGTCCAAGGGTTCAACGAGACGGTCTCCATGTCCAGTCGCGATCATACTGGGCTCCAGCCAATATTGGCCCTTATTCACAAGCAATTTCCGTGCCTTTGCAGGGGACGGAACGGGTCATATACATTGCCGGGCAAATCCCTCTGGAGCCGGCCTCTATGGATTTGGTCGAGGTTGAGAGCCCTTCAACGGTTGGAGGACCTGTATGGGCAGAAATGTTCTGTTTACGAGCTGTCCTATCGCTCCAACATATGTGGCGGATAGGAGCAACTATGGAAGTTGGCTGGTGGCTGGGTACGGTTGCTTACTTTACAGGGCAACATCACATCAAGACTAGGGCTCGGCTTGCATGGGAACTTTGGCAGAAAATGCACGAAGCAACTGCCACAGAgtccgaggaagaggaagatgaagggtcAACACTAGATGTCTGGGATATTAAATACGGGCGACGAGGGCACGAGTACTCGAAAACAACCCTGCGCCCCAGTCTTCCCAATTTCGAACTGGTAGAGACTAGCGATCTCAAGAGCCAAGTGCCGGCTTTTTTCGCTGTCCAGGTGCACGAACTCCCCCGAAACAGCGATATTGAGTGGCAGGGATTAGGATACCGCTGCGAGGGGGTGAAACTGACCAGGTCAGAAACAGAGTTCGGGCGCACGGCCGATGCCACCACGAGCGAGGGCCTGGAATACTCGTGCATCGAGATCGATTGCGCTAGCGCAGAAGACCTCGAAATCAAGATACAGCGTGTTATGGAAGTATACACGCCATCGCAACCGGATACCGTCCACTGCGTTATCTACAGCAGCCAGCCTTTACCCCAAGACTGCTGCCAAGGACAAATTGTCCCGTGCAAGTCGGTTTGGGGCGCTG CTCGTGGAGCCAAGCATGTGACAGCCAAAAACAGGGCCCGCCTTCCGCCTCGATATCAGCTGGAGCCTGTACG CTCATGCTATACATCCTGTCAG TGTAGTGGCCTTTTAACTTTCAACCCTCACACGACTCGACTTCCAACAACGCCTGATCATGACTCTCTCCGCGTTATAAACACAACAGAGCTTCTCGATATCCATGGGGCCATGGCCTCTTCGACAAGccaggaggatgaggggCCGTCTCCGAATCATACTATGATAACCCCCAACACGGATGTCGCTGACGATCTCCGATCATTATCGCGATCACCACACCCGCATCGGCGCAACGGCTCCGTACATTATTATACCCAAACACGAACGTCCAGCGATAGCGGCACTGAGGCAGATGATGAGAGTACCAGTTTACTGAAGGGACTGCCTCCGCCGCCACTCCGATCACGAAAGGGAGCTCGACCGGTGGGTGACAATGATTTTTGGCTTCCTGGATTGCAGCGATGGCGGTCAACCTCGCGAAGCTCGCGACGAAGCTCGGTTGGAGATAATGAGGCGGATATTTTAGAGCTGAAGAGTAAGATCAGGGCGAAGAGACGTGTTGAGATTATTCGGAGGGCGTTCGAGGCTGTTTTGCTGCTTTTTGTTGGTGGTGTGGTTTTGGCGCAGGAGAATGCTCGGTTGCTTGCGTGGGTTTGGAAAAAGG TTATCGGAGTCTACGCTATATACCCGCTCAACAGGCACGGACGATTACGGCTCTCCAGATTTTTGTCATTCGACATTCCGCCCAGCTTCGACCCAGCTCCGCTTCTATACCCGGTTCTCATTCCCGTTTAtatttccctttctttgtcaaatcATGATCCGTCACTGGTGCTAcacaacatcctcctcgctctcgcctcAATTCCACCGCAGGCAATTCCGATGCATAGTTCGGTGCACGGGCAGAGTGTAATGCACTGGCTCCTCACTCTACTCCCCGTTCTCGTCTCGGAGCAAATGTCTTGGGGTAATATTCGTCCGacgcctctttctctccgcGGTCTCAGTTCTGAAGCATTGACCTTTGTTTTTCCTTTGCATCAAGCATTGATACCCACTTTAGATTTCCTTTTGTCTACCAGCGTACTTCCAGCGGAACTACAGCTTCTGACGACTGCACTTATTAATTTGTTTCTATTTGCCACTTCACCACAGGCGGAAATTCTCAAAGCGCTGCTATGGCTGGGCAGCCTCTGTATTTTTACCTCTTGCCGCCAGGTTCTCCACTGGGAGGTTTCTCTTGCTCGGATACCGAGTTGGAAGTTTCGCCGGTCCCCCAGCGGCTCAAGCTCGCCGAAGAATATTTTGAATCTGCTCGACCATAGGATTTGCCAGAAACTGAGCCGAGCTGGTTCTTCTGAGGAACCTACTTCAGACAGCGATTCACCGGATAGCTATCTGACATCTACCTCGCGACGGACACAACATGAGACCCGAGAAAAGACCCCAGAGTCTCCTACAGACAACGCTGCAGTGGAGGATTTTACACAAAGACAGACTTCTACCAATTTCGAAGATGCCATGCGCtcagagaagacgaggacaaCTCCGCGAGGCCGACGCAAGCGGTCAATGGCGCCTGATTTGGCGCCCTTCCTTACGATGACTGTCCCCCAAGTCCAAGTCCGCAAGTGGCTTTATGCTTTCTACGTTTACTTGGCCGTCTTAGCCGTCATTCTCGGGCCGGTGCGAAAGTACGTTGGTGAGCGAGCATTACAAGGGGAGGATCCCTTTGGCTGGGCACTGGGATACTTACTTGGGAATGTATCTTGGTTCAGGTTTTGGGTCATAACCTCGAGCCTGGAGCGATGGATCCCGATACCTCCTCGGGTTGATGCTAGTTTATCGAATGCTTTCTGCCATCTCGGTCGGGTAGAGCATATCCGCCAAAGCGCCCTTGGGGAGGCTAGTATGCGTCTCATAATCATTGCGTACTGCCTAGCTGTACTTGTGACCGGTATTGCAACAGTCATCCGGTTGGGCACCTTTGTAGAAGTCGACACAAGGCGCAAAGTCTTTCATGGTACGATGGTGCTAATGTTCCTCCCAACAATTTACATCGACCCAGCATTCTGCGCCCTGGCTATGGCCCTGGTCTTAGCGATCTTCCTACTACTGGACCTTTTCCGCGCTTCCCAGCTCCCGCCGATCTCTCGGCCATTGACCTATTTCCTCGAACCCTACGTTGATGGCCGCGACTACCGTGGCCCTGTCATCGTCTCGCACATATTCCTTCTCATAGGGAGTGCCATTCCACTCTGGCTCACCCTTGCCGATATCTCCCGTACAGGTGACTACCCCTGGAAATCATGGAACGTCCAGACTCGCGATGCAAGCATGCTCAGCGGCATCATTTGCGTTGGACTTGGAGACGCAGCCGCTTCCCTCATGGGCAGGCGCTTCGGCCGCCGCAAGTGGTTTTGGGGCGGTGGCAAGTCCGTTGAGGGCAGTGTCGCCTTTGCGATTGCAGTGACGTTCGGATTGCTGTTTGCTCAGGGCTGGCTTGTGCTAGGACAGTGGCCTATTGGTGGATTCGATGGACCAAAGCCGTTTTCCTGGTCTGGGGCATTGGTAAAGGCCATCCTTGCGGCTGGTGGAGCTAGTGCAACGGAGGCGGTCTTGACGGGGTGCAATGATAATGTCGTTGTGCCGGTTGTGCTGTGGTTGCTGGTTAGGGGGTTGGGGCTCTAG